A section of the Pimelobacter simplex genome encodes:
- a CDS encoding MCE family protein → MARLGWPLRAVAAAVVLGLLLLGVRALGGDPSYHVRLRHAAGIEPGDDVRVAGLKVGKVRAVTADRDQVDVRFSLDQAPADLEVTTDSTVEVKLLSILGERFLALSPGTGDALADGATIGVRHAVDSYTIERFWLESTPQVEALDLDRVQQAIDVLATDLKVAPDSLRDALDGIAGVSAIAQGREQQLDDLLASTRAVTRLVLDQTGRLDQVLGSGTTVLRMVQERQATLRALLTDAHRFVTGLTAVVRQSAPQLTPALRDLRRVLKVLDEHRADLERTMRLAGPTMRVFTNATGDGPWLGVNAPWAIVPDDLVCSVTPEDCR, encoded by the coding sequence ATGGCCCGCCTCGGCTGGCCGCTGCGGGCCGTCGCCGCGGCCGTGGTGCTCGGCCTGCTGCTGCTCGGCGTCCGGGCGCTCGGCGGCGATCCGTCGTACCACGTGCGGCTGCGGCACGCGGCCGGCATCGAGCCCGGGGACGACGTACGGGTCGCGGGGCTCAAGGTCGGCAAGGTCCGTGCCGTCACCGCCGACCGGGACCAGGTCGACGTCCGCTTCTCGCTCGACCAGGCGCCCGCCGACCTCGAGGTCACCACCGACAGCACGGTCGAGGTCAAGCTGCTCTCGATCCTCGGCGAGCGCTTCCTCGCGCTCTCCCCCGGCACCGGCGACGCCCTCGCCGACGGTGCGACGATCGGCGTGCGGCACGCGGTCGACAGCTACACGATCGAGCGCTTCTGGCTGGAGTCCACGCCCCAGGTCGAGGCGCTCGACCTCGACCGGGTGCAGCAGGCGATCGACGTGCTCGCCACCGACCTGAAGGTCGCGCCCGACAGCCTGCGCGACGCGCTCGACGGGATCGCCGGCGTCTCCGCGATCGCCCAGGGCCGCGAGCAGCAGCTCGACGACCTGCTCGCGTCGACCCGTGCGGTCACCCGGCTGGTGCTCGACCAGACCGGCCGGCTCGACCAGGTGCTCGGCAGCGGCACCACCGTGCTGCGGATGGTGCAGGAGCGCCAGGCGACGCTGCGGGCGCTGCTCACCGACGCGCACCGCTTCGTCACGGGGCTCACGGCCGTCGTCCGGCAGAGCGCGCCACAGCTCACCCCGGCGCTGCGCGACCTGCGCCGCGTCCTGAAGGTGCTCGACGAGCACCGCGCCGACCTGGAGCGCACGATGCGCCTGGCCGGGCCGACGATGCGCGTGTTCACCAACGCCACCGGCGACGGCCCGTGGCTCGGCGTCAACGCGCCGTGGGCGATCGTCCCCGACGACCTGGTCTGCTCGGTCACGCCGGAGGACTGCCGATGA
- a CDS encoding MCE family protein, translated as MNRRLLLAGLVLALVAAAALSGARLVGGDDPEDLVVTADFVDTTGVYVGNDVTYLGVKVGEIVRIDPRGTTMRVVLRLSPDTRVPADAGAEILQGSLVTDRFIELGPAWDGGPTLRDGAHIEASHTRAPATVDEIATAVDDLVQALDGTLGKNNRNGKGLGDVLATTARALDGNGPHLRAALAESRDALALLNTKDADLTAVSKNLVALVTTLAERDRALRTFTRAAADTGGVLADQREELVATLDSLDELTRLADRFLKDNGDVLGDDLAGLADVVGIVRRHQDSLEEAFDTMPTMAENFARAYDWDLGRLRVQFAFSAGPFAAMFRDHTCRVFATTLLGETGTRACALLFNGQGTGVLDPILDGVYNGLPGAIP; from the coding sequence ATGAACCGCCGTCTCCTGCTCGCCGGCCTCGTCCTCGCGCTGGTCGCCGCGGCCGCGCTCTCGGGCGCGCGCCTGGTCGGCGGCGACGACCCCGAGGACCTCGTCGTGACGGCCGACTTCGTCGACACCACGGGCGTCTACGTCGGCAACGACGTCACCTACCTCGGCGTCAAGGTCGGCGAGATCGTCCGCATCGATCCCCGCGGCACGACGATGCGCGTGGTGCTGCGCCTCTCCCCCGACACCCGGGTGCCCGCGGACGCCGGCGCGGAGATCCTCCAGGGCTCGCTGGTCACCGACCGGTTCATCGAGCTCGGCCCGGCCTGGGACGGCGGCCCGACCCTGCGCGACGGCGCGCACATCGAGGCCTCGCACACCCGCGCCCCGGCGACGGTCGACGAGATCGCCACCGCCGTCGACGACCTGGTCCAGGCGCTCGACGGGACGCTCGGCAAGAACAACCGGAACGGCAAGGGGCTCGGCGACGTCCTCGCCACGACCGCCCGCGCCCTCGACGGCAACGGCCCCCACCTGCGCGCCGCGCTGGCCGAGAGCCGCGACGCGCTCGCCCTGCTCAACACCAAGGACGCCGACCTCACCGCGGTCAGCAAGAACCTCGTCGCCCTGGTCACCACCCTCGCCGAGCGCGACCGCGCGCTGCGCACCTTCACCCGCGCCGCGGCCGACACGGGCGGTGTCCTCGCCGACCAGCGCGAGGAGCTCGTCGCCACGCTCGACAGCCTCGACGAGCTGACCCGGCTGGCCGACCGGTTCCTCAAGGACAACGGCGACGTGCTCGGCGACGACCTGGCCGGGCTGGCCGACGTGGTCGGCATCGTGCGCCGGCACCAGGACTCCCTGGAGGAGGCCTTCGACACGATGCCCACGATGGCCGAGAACTTCGCCCGCGCCTACGACTGGGACCTCGGCCGGCTGCGCGTGCAGTTCGCGTTCAGCGCCGGGCCGTTCGCGGCGATGTTCCGCGACCACACCTGCCGGGTGTTCGCGACGACCCTGCTCGGCGAGACCGGCACCCGGGCCTGCGCGCTGCTCTTCAACGGCCAGGGCACGGGCGTGCTCGACCCGATCCTCGACGGGGTCTACAACGGCCTGCCGGGGGCGATCCCGTGA
- a CDS encoding MCE family protein — protein sequence MTGRWRRGAAALTLLLGTGLGAAGCGLTLEDVPLPKLVDGPTYPLTIEFTDALNLPVDAPVKLDGATVGQVTAVEAGDYVAEVELALSTSVRLRTGSRAEIRLTSPMGTAFVQLFPADRGEVLAEGATIPATATGAAPDVTDLLSALSTVVTGGSFADISTIVHELDTALTGNADDVRRLLGRLDTAVTDLNQDLPRLDRLTAALDRLTTRLTRDLPVITRALTDLTGLVGALDEQRDELVAALASLQRFDAVATPLTRAVRADLVAQLKDMRPVVQSLLDGRKDVDGVMAGLVAFAEGSDRAAPGDFANFDLTFLLDLKALTATGAPR from the coding sequence GTGACCGGCCGCTGGCGGCGGGGCGCCGCCGCGCTCACCCTCCTCCTCGGCACCGGGCTCGGCGCCGCGGGGTGCGGACTGACCCTCGAGGACGTCCCGCTGCCGAAGCTCGTCGACGGGCCGACGTACCCGTTGACGATCGAGTTCACCGACGCCCTCAACCTCCCGGTCGACGCCCCGGTCAAGCTCGACGGCGCGACGGTCGGCCAGGTCACCGCCGTCGAGGCGGGCGACTACGTCGCCGAGGTCGAGCTCGCGCTGTCGACCAGCGTCCGGCTGCGGACCGGCTCCCGCGCGGAGATCCGGCTGACCTCGCCGATGGGCACCGCCTTCGTGCAGCTCTTCCCTGCCGACCGGGGCGAGGTGCTCGCCGAGGGAGCGACCATCCCGGCCACCGCGACCGGCGCCGCGCCCGACGTCACCGACCTGCTCAGCGCGCTGTCGACGGTCGTCACCGGCGGCAGCTTCGCCGACATCTCCACCATCGTCCACGAGCTCGACACCGCGCTCACCGGCAACGCCGATGACGTACGACGCCTGCTGGGCCGGCTCGACACGGCCGTCACCGACCTCAACCAGGACCTCCCCCGCCTCGACCGGCTCACCGCCGCGCTCGACCGGCTCACCACGCGCCTGACCCGCGACCTGCCCGTGATCACCCGCGCGCTGACCGACCTCACCGGCCTGGTCGGCGCGCTGGACGAGCAGCGCGACGAGCTCGTCGCCGCGCTGGCGTCGCTGCAGCGCTTCGACGCCGTCGCCACGCCGCTCACCCGGGCGGTCCGGGCCGACCTGGTGGCCCAGCTGAAGGACATGCGGCCCGTCGTCCAGTCGCTCCTCGACGGCCGCAAGGACGTCGACGGCGTGATGGCCGGCCTCGTCGCCTTCGCCGAGGGCAGCGACCGCGCAGCCCCCGGCGACTTCGCGAACTTCGACCTCACGTTCCTGCTCGACCTGAAGGCGCTCACCGCGACGGGAGCACCGCGATGA
- a CDS encoding MlaD family protein, producing MNDSARVWQRRSRLAQVLILLILVGGVVYVADTVVGGSLFHRPRTITVELPQAAGLHEGSVVTYRGQRIGEVSDVRLSDAAGVGAVATLKIETDVDLPRDSEMQVRNLSAVGEQYLDVRPRSDGGPYLADGATVPVADTTVPLSVPEVLAHAQGLMTHLDVADIRTIATETSAIFGDGDQDVDLRSLAIEMETAFALLRRLEPDLTTLVRRAETPLRTVADLDPELRRLSADLEAIARSLAAATPAVRRTVVTSLDLLPRLQRWWEAASPELRRMLRDGVPLSEMAARHLRGLQHWLDWAPVQADVMAGSTRDGSGRVVLVPRILKNCVYDRSVQRDIQDTRRREPRTDVRCTDPPRGTQGRGSAHVPQQ from the coding sequence ATGAACGACTCCGCCCGCGTCTGGCAGCGCCGCAGCCGGCTCGCGCAGGTGCTGATCCTGCTCATCCTGGTCGGCGGCGTCGTCTACGTCGCCGACACCGTCGTCGGCGGCTCGCTCTTCCACCGCCCGCGCACGATCACCGTCGAGCTCCCCCAGGCCGCTGGGCTGCACGAGGGCTCGGTGGTGACCTACCGCGGCCAGCGGATCGGCGAGGTCAGCGACGTCCGGCTCTCCGACGCCGCTGGTGTCGGTGCCGTCGCCACGCTCAAGATCGAGACCGACGTCGACCTGCCGCGCGACAGCGAGATGCAGGTGCGCAACCTCTCCGCCGTCGGCGAGCAGTACCTCGACGTGCGCCCCCGCAGCGACGGCGGCCCCTACCTCGCCGACGGCGCGACCGTGCCGGTCGCCGACACCACGGTGCCGCTCAGCGTGCCGGAGGTGCTCGCCCACGCCCAGGGCCTGATGACGCACCTCGACGTCGCCGACATCCGCACCATCGCCACCGAGACCTCCGCGATCTTCGGCGACGGCGACCAGGACGTCGACCTGCGCTCGCTCGCCATCGAGATGGAGACCGCGTTCGCCCTGCTGCGGCGGCTCGAGCCCGACCTGACCACACTGGTCCGGCGCGCCGAGACCCCGTTGCGGACGGTCGCCGACCTCGACCCCGAGCTGCGCCGGCTCTCCGCCGACCTCGAGGCGATCGCGCGGTCGCTGGCCGCCGCGACGCCCGCCGTACGCCGGACGGTCGTGACCTCGCTCGACCTGCTCCCGCGCCTGCAGCGCTGGTGGGAGGCGGCCTCGCCGGAGCTGCGCCGGATGCTGCGCGACGGCGTACCCCTCAGCGAGATGGCCGCCCGGCACCTGCGCGGGCTCCAGCACTGGCTCGACTGGGCGCCCGTGCAGGCCGACGTGATGGCGGGCAGCACCCGCGACGGCAGCGGCCGCGTCGTGCTGGTGCCGCGCATCCTCAAGAACTGCGTCTACGACCGCAGCGTCCAGCGCGACATCCAGGACACCCGCCGCCGCGAGCCGCGCACCGACGTCCGCTGCACCGACCCGCCGCGCGGCACCCAGGGCCGCGGCTCCGCGCACGTACCCCAGCAGTAG
- a CDS encoding AMP-dependent synthetase/ligase, producing the protein MSTDTLTIRAEIEQEIAGLTLPIALARTADAEGDRPAYSDKVGIDMSAGYGAGWRTIGWTELRERALDVAGALAASGVAAGDRVALMASNRIEHVVADLGAVHAGAVSMSVYNTLSPEQVSFVAGHAEPAVVVLESADHLARWERALSESTSVRRVVLVDAEAPAGDDRFVRWDDFVAEGAAWRADHAADLDARIAAIAPDDALTILYTSGTTGNPKGVVLTHHAVLYECACSLRTAAPTQHNDFISYLPFAHIAERTLGMYIPQVNGAHIHLIADPALLLGALGEVHPTRFFGVPRVWEKIKTGISAKLAAETDPDKKAQVEAALAIGLEYVEAQQTGHTVSPELEARFQAADAGLLAFLRALLGLDRCEWAASAAAPMPLEVARFFAGLGLRIYDVYGMTETCAAVTACGPDDFRLGTVGRALPGIEITLGEDNEILARGPVASKGYYKQDDATAALIDADGWVHTGDIGELDADGFLKVVDRKKEIIVTSSGKNIAPSNIENYLKESPVVGHALVFGEGRPYVVAVLTLDAEIAPLVGAQLGIPAGTSLAELAEHPAIQAVAQQAVDAANERLSRPEQVKAWELLPVEWTAESEELTPTLKLKRRVVHAKYADVLERLYG; encoded by the coding sequence ATGAGCACCGACACCCTGACGATCCGCGCCGAGATCGAGCAGGAGATCGCCGGCCTCACCCTGCCGATCGCCCTGGCCCGCACCGCCGACGCCGAGGGCGACCGCCCGGCGTACTCCGACAAGGTCGGCATCGACATGTCCGCCGGATATGGGGCCGGCTGGCGCACCATCGGCTGGACCGAGCTGCGCGAGCGCGCGCTCGACGTGGCCGGCGCGCTGGCCGCCTCGGGCGTCGCGGCCGGCGACCGGGTGGCGCTCATGGCGAGCAACCGGATCGAGCACGTCGTCGCCGACCTCGGCGCGGTGCACGCCGGCGCGGTCTCGATGTCGGTCTACAACACGCTCTCCCCCGAGCAGGTCTCGTTCGTCGCCGGGCACGCCGAGCCGGCGGTCGTCGTCCTGGAGAGCGCCGACCACCTGGCCCGCTGGGAGCGCGCGCTGTCCGAGAGCACGTCGGTCCGCCGCGTCGTCCTCGTCGACGCCGAGGCACCCGCCGGCGACGACCGCTTCGTGCGCTGGGACGACTTCGTCGCCGAGGGTGCGGCCTGGCGCGCGGACCACGCCGCCGACCTGGACGCGCGGATCGCCGCGATCGCGCCCGACGACGCGCTGACGATCCTCTACACGTCGGGCACGACCGGCAATCCCAAGGGCGTCGTGCTCACCCACCACGCGGTGCTCTACGAGTGCGCGTGCTCGCTGCGCACGGCCGCGCCCACGCAGCACAACGACTTCATCTCGTACCTGCCGTTCGCGCACATCGCCGAGCGCACGCTGGGCATGTACATCCCCCAGGTCAACGGCGCGCACATCCACCTCATCGCCGATCCCGCGCTGCTCCTCGGCGCGCTCGGCGAGGTGCACCCGACGCGCTTCTTCGGCGTCCCGCGCGTCTGGGAGAAGATCAAGACCGGCATCTCCGCCAAGCTCGCCGCCGAGACCGACCCGGACAAGAAGGCACAGGTCGAGGCCGCGCTCGCGATCGGCCTGGAGTACGTCGAGGCCCAGCAGACCGGCCACACCGTCTCCCCCGAGCTGGAGGCCCGCTTCCAGGCGGCCGATGCCGGCCTGCTCGCCTTCCTGCGCGCGCTGCTCGGTCTCGACCGCTGCGAGTGGGCCGCGTCCGCGGCCGCCCCGATGCCACTGGAGGTCGCGCGCTTCTTCGCCGGGCTCGGCCTGCGCATCTACGACGTCTACGGCATGACCGAGACCTGCGCCGCCGTGACCGCCTGCGGCCCCGACGACTTCCGCCTCGGCACCGTCGGCCGTGCGCTGCCCGGCATCGAGATCACGCTCGGCGAGGACAACGAGATCCTCGCCCGCGGCCCGGTCGCCTCGAAGGGCTACTACAAGCAGGACGACGCCACCGCCGCGCTCATCGACGCCGACGGCTGGGTGCACACCGGTGACATCGGCGAGCTCGACGCCGACGGCTTCCTCAAGGTCGTCGACCGCAAGAAGGAGATCATCGTGACCTCCTCCGGCAAGAACATCGCGCCCTCCAACATCGAGAACTACCTCAAGGAGAGCCCGGTCGTGGGCCACGCGCTGGTCTTCGGCGAGGGCCGCCCCTATGTCGTCGCGGTGCTCACGCTCGACGCCGAGATCGCGCCGCTGGTCGGCGCCCAGCTCGGCATCCCCGCCGGTACGTCGCTGGCCGAGCTCGCCGAGCACCCCGCTATCCAGGCGGTGGCCCAGCAGGCCGTCGACGCCGCCAACGAGCGGCTCTCGCGTCCCGAGCAGGTCAAGGCCTGGGAGCTGCTGCCGGTCGAGTGGACCGCCGAGTCCGAGGAGCTCACCCCGACGCTCAAGCTCAAGCGCCGCGTCGTCCACGCCAAGTACGCCGACGTCCTGGAGCGGCTCTACGGCTGA
- a CDS encoding zinc-dependent alcohol dehydrogenase has protein sequence MEVPAPVPGPGEVLIRTEVAAICGSDLHLAAEGGNGIPGNPGHEAVGVVVESRTPALAVGTRVLCTPPAAVSACFADLQVLPPSAVVPLPADLPAERLVLAQQLGTAIFAMKRFWPAVRLPATAEPRAAAVVGTGPAGLAFVQLLRRAGFAQIIVSDLSAARLATATSYGATAVVHAPGEDVVAVVDELTGGAGVELAIEAAGTDATRHQVMRMVRDEGRIGLFGLYADDELESWPMKTVFRKRATIDMTWNAQLEDGLTSFADAVDIVAAAGTDAPTMITHTFGIEDVAEAFALAGDPSRGAGKVAIGF, from the coding sequence GTGGAGGTTCCCGCCCCGGTGCCGGGGCCGGGCGAGGTGCTCATCCGTACCGAGGTGGCCGCGATCTGCGGCTCCGACCTGCACCTGGCCGCCGAGGGTGGCAACGGCATCCCCGGCAACCCCGGCCACGAGGCCGTCGGCGTCGTGGTCGAGAGCCGCACGCCCGCGCTGGCGGTGGGCACGCGCGTGCTCTGCACACCGCCCGCCGCGGTCTCGGCGTGCTTCGCCGACCTCCAGGTGCTGCCGCCCTCGGCCGTCGTCCCGCTGCCCGCGGACCTGCCGGCCGAGCGGCTCGTGCTGGCCCAGCAGCTCGGCACGGCGATCTTCGCGATGAAGCGCTTCTGGCCCGCGGTGCGGCTGCCGGCGACCGCCGAGCCGCGCGCGGCCGCCGTGGTCGGGACCGGGCCCGCGGGGCTGGCGTTCGTGCAGCTGCTGCGGCGCGCGGGGTTCGCACAGATCATCGTGAGCGACCTGTCCGCGGCGCGCCTGGCCACCGCGACGTCGTACGGCGCGACGGCGGTGGTGCACGCGCCCGGCGAGGACGTCGTCGCGGTGGTCGACGAGCTCACCGGCGGCGCCGGCGTCGAGCTCGCGATCGAGGCAGCCGGCACCGACGCGACCCGGCACCAGGTGATGCGGATGGTCCGCGACGAGGGCCGGATCGGGCTGTTCGGGCTCTACGCCGACGACGAGCTCGAGAGCTGGCCCATGAAGACGGTGTTCCGCAAGCGCGCCACCATCGACATGACCTGGAACGCCCAGCTCGAGGACGGGCTCACGTCGTTCGCCGATGCCGTCGACATCGTCGCCGCGGCCGGCACCGACGCCCCGACGATGATCACGCACACCTTCGGGATCGAGGACGTGGCCGAGGCGTTCGCCCTCGCCGGCGACCCGTCGCGGGGCGCCGGCAAGGTGGCGATCGGGTTCTGA
- a CDS encoding class I adenylate-forming enzyme family protein, whose translation MSLDLGTTVAGLGRVRPDALAATLGAQQVRFGELDQAGNRTARAFAALGIGAGDTVAWWGSPSLRALDGFLGAGRLGAIFAPLNPALPAAELAGVLDYVAPRLLVTDLDHLDEAEHLARQRELPLAVFDADGLVPGADLDALCARLSGDPLGTAIDDRAPHILYLTSGSTGRPKGALVSHRASWLRSAAGGGTFGQAMRGRNGLVTAFPLFHYGGWHYVMEAWQNGRAIHLVHRADPAELLSAVERWRASAFYAIPAVWERVLDATDVAADLSSLHHADTGTSRISETLLERIKTRVPQATTTVLYGTTEAGSMARLHDAHAHLGTRSGSVGLATPPSLLWIGDEDEICVASPTLMNGYLDRPEETAAALRDGAYRSGDVGHLDEDGYLYITGRVSELIRSGGETVWPTEVEAALRGLPGAEDFAVVGVPDERWGEIVCLAVRSSAAVPMPDVDAVRQLLDGRLARHKHPRMVVGVDAIPRTLATGQVQRRVLAAQIGTHR comes from the coding sequence GTGAGTCTCGACCTCGGAACCACCGTCGCCGGCCTCGGCCGGGTCCGTCCCGACGCCCTCGCCGCCACCCTCGGCGCGCAGCAGGTGCGCTTCGGCGAGCTCGACCAGGCCGGCAACCGCACGGCCCGCGCCTTCGCGGCGCTCGGCATCGGCGCCGGCGACACCGTCGCCTGGTGGGGCTCGCCGTCGCTGCGCGCGCTCGACGGCTTCCTCGGCGCCGGACGCCTCGGTGCGATCTTCGCGCCGCTCAACCCCGCGCTGCCGGCGGCCGAGCTGGCCGGCGTCCTCGACTACGTCGCGCCCCGGCTGCTCGTCACCGACCTCGACCACCTCGACGAGGCCGAGCACCTGGCCCGTCAGCGCGAGCTGCCGCTCGCCGTCTTCGACGCCGACGGTCTGGTCCCGGGCGCGGACCTGGACGCGCTGTGCGCCCGGCTCTCCGGAGACCCCCTCGGTACGGCGATCGACGACCGCGCGCCGCACATCCTCTACCTGACCAGCGGCAGCACCGGCCGGCCCAAGGGCGCGCTCGTCAGCCACCGGGCGAGCTGGCTGCGCTCGGCCGCGGGTGGCGGCACCTTCGGCCAGGCGATGCGCGGGCGCAACGGCCTGGTCACGGCGTTCCCGCTGTTCCACTACGGCGGTTGGCACTACGTGATGGAGGCCTGGCAGAACGGCCGGGCGATCCACCTCGTGCACCGCGCCGACCCCGCCGAGCTGCTGAGCGCCGTGGAGCGGTGGCGGGCGTCGGCGTTCTACGCGATCCCGGCCGTGTGGGAGCGGGTGCTCGACGCGACGGACGTCGCCGCCGACCTCAGCTCGCTGCACCACGCCGACACCGGCACCTCGCGGATCTCCGAGACGCTGCTGGAGCGGATCAAGACCCGCGTGCCGCAGGCGACGACGACCGTCCTCTACGGGACGACGGAGGCCGGCTCGATGGCGCGCCTGCACGACGCGCACGCCCACCTCGGCACCCGCTCCGGCAGCGTCGGGCTCGCGACACCGCCGTCCCTGCTGTGGATCGGCGACGAGGACGAGATCTGCGTGGCCTCGCCGACGCTGATGAACGGCTACCTCGACCGGCCCGAGGAGACCGCCGCCGCGCTGCGCGACGGCGCCTACCGCTCGGGCGACGTCGGGCACCTCGACGAGGACGGCTACCTGTACATCACCGGCCGGGTCAGCGAGCTGATCCGCAGCGGCGGCGAGACCGTGTGGCCGACCGAGGTCGAGGCCGCGCTGCGGGGCCTGCCGGGGGCCGAGGACTTCGCGGTCGTCGGTGTGCCGGACGAGCGGTGGGGCGAGATCGTCTGCCTGGCGGTGCGCTCGTCGGCCGCCGTACCGATGCCCGACGTGGACGCCGTCCGGCAGCTCCTCGACGGACGCCTGGCCCGGCACAAGCACCCGCGGATGGTCGTCGGCGTCGACGCGATCCCGCGGACGCTGGCCACCGGCCAGGTCCAGCGCCGGGTGCTCGCCGCCCAGATCGGGACGCACCGGTGA
- a CDS encoding zinc-dependent alcohol dehydrogenase, whose protein sequence is MQAVVVKPGFVVDVAEVPEPPCGPQDVVIAVRRVQLSVTECMLMAGADVALGDQLARRLADGPLQFGGHEFAGEVLALGTAVDPAVSGLRVGQRVTAVETLPCRTCAACRRGWASACVAPAIIGFTRPGALAERVVVPSSAVVPVPEGVSLSAAAAIQPLAGAVHAHAALGVRPGESVLVLGGGVMGLLGVAVARHGNAGLVALSTRSPRKLELGRRFGADALIDAGTDVLATALELTDGIGFDVVVETAGGSADLGLAGLSTIELAAQAVRRGGRIAMVSVLDAHAPLPTGLLRSKSVTLVHPRSGAGDYASAASVFEHSFGLVQRNLVDPDALLTHTVQGLGAIHEAMDITQHKSRYGAINPAQMELS, encoded by the coding sequence TTGCAGGCAGTCGTCGTGAAGCCCGGCTTCGTCGTGGACGTCGCCGAGGTGCCCGAGCCCCCGTGCGGCCCCCAGGACGTCGTCATCGCCGTGCGCCGGGTGCAGCTGAGCGTCACCGAGTGCATGCTCATGGCCGGTGCGGACGTCGCGCTCGGCGACCAGCTCGCGCGGCGCCTGGCGGACGGGCCGCTGCAGTTCGGCGGGCACGAGTTCGCCGGCGAGGTCCTCGCCCTCGGTACGGCGGTCGACCCCGCCGTGAGTGGGCTGCGGGTCGGGCAGCGGGTGACCGCGGTCGAGACGCTGCCGTGCCGGACCTGCGCGGCCTGCCGCCGCGGCTGGGCGAGCGCCTGCGTCGCGCCGGCCATCATCGGGTTCACCCGGCCGGGCGCGCTGGCCGAGCGGGTCGTCGTCCCGTCCTCGGCGGTGGTGCCGGTGCCCGAGGGGGTCTCGCTCTCGGCGGCCGCCGCGATCCAGCCGCTGGCGGGCGCGGTGCACGCGCACGCCGCGCTCGGCGTACGGCCGGGGGAGTCGGTGCTCGTCCTCGGCGGCGGCGTGATGGGACTCCTCGGGGTCGCGGTCGCCCGGCACGGCAACGCCGGCCTGGTCGCGCTCTCGACGCGCAGCCCGCGCAAGCTCGAGCTCGGCCGCCGCTTCGGCGCCGACGCGCTCATCGACGCGGGGACCGACGTGCTGGCCACCGCGCTCGAGCTCACCGACGGGATCGGCTTCGACGTCGTCGTGGAGACGGCGGGCGGCAGCGCCGACCTCGGCCTCGCCGGGCTGAGCACGATCGAGCTCGCCGCCCAGGCCGTCCGCCGCGGCGGCCGGATCGCCATGGTCTCGGTGCTCGACGCGCACGCGCCCCTGCCCACCGGCCTGCTGCGCAGCAAGTCGGTCACGCTGGTGCACCCCCGCTCGGGCGCGGGCGACTACGCCAGTGCGGCGAGCGTCTTCGAGCACTCCTTCGGACTCGTCCAGCGGAACCTGGTCGACCCCGACGCCCTGCTGACGCATACCGTCCAGGGACTGGGGGCGATCCACGAGGCGATGGACATCACCCAGCACAAGAGCCGGTACGGCGCGATCAACCCCGCACAGATGGAGCTGTCGTGA
- a CDS encoding ABC transporter substrate-binding protein, protein MTRFRATIAGLLTLTVGTALTGCGSSGDDDSGDTVVVIGLVCDTTGPGAGYATPACTATKETIDQVNADGGIDGKKVKVVQGNDESDPTKTPTVIQKLVSQGADALLMLTSSAGVLQAKSLIERTKIPVFMPVAANPQVTEPPGNTYLYQLGTPTSDWATVYCAAFDSLGAKKVAFLQDSSPSQVQFNKGLIDSLDCVDLDVVNGAIDATDLSAEVAKIKNAGPDAVLVATQNANFDVLAQNTLHQQLPGVPRFTELLLSSLPSAWKQAQPGALEGLVGLAGTTDTNTKTVEVAKFFAETEGADFQVNNFWTQSYDAVQILKHAIEESGTTDGEKLNDAIQKVSAFEASSGYPGFTLSFGPDKHLGADGICGLVLVEWDKDNTVSGPWSGYEPDCAA, encoded by the coding sequence GTGACCCGATTCAGGGCGACGATCGCCGGACTGCTGACGCTCACCGTCGGCACGGCGCTCACCGGATGCGGCTCCTCGGGCGACGACGACAGCGGCGACACGGTGGTGGTGATCGGGCTGGTCTGCGACACCACCGGTCCGGGCGCCGGCTACGCGACCCCCGCGTGCACGGCGACGAAGGAGACCATCGACCAGGTCAACGCCGACGGCGGGATCGACGGCAAGAAGGTCAAGGTCGTGCAGGGCAACGACGAGAGCGACCCGACCAAGACCCCCACGGTCATCCAGAAGCTCGTCAGCCAGGGTGCCGACGCGCTGCTCATGCTCACCAGCAGCGCCGGCGTGCTCCAGGCCAAGTCGCTCATCGAGCGGACCAAGATCCCGGTGTTCATGCCGGTCGCGGCCAACCCGCAGGTCACCGAGCCGCCGGGCAACACCTACCTCTACCAGCTCGGTACGCCGACCTCGGACTGGGCGACGGTCTACTGCGCCGCGTTCGACTCGCTCGGCGCCAAGAAGGTCGCCTTCCTCCAGGACAGCTCGCCCTCGCAGGTGCAGTTCAACAAGGGCCTCATCGACAGCCTCGACTGCGTCGACCTCGACGTCGTCAACGGCGCGATCGACGCCACCGACCTCAGTGCCGAGGTCGCCAAGATCAAGAACGCCGGCCCGGACGCCGTCCTGGTCGCGACCCAGAACGCCAACTTCGACGTCCTCGCCCAGAACACGCTGCACCAGCAGCTGCCCGGCGTCCCGCGGTTCACCGAGCTGCTGCTGAGCTCGCTGCCCTCGGCCTGGAAGCAGGCCCAGCCCGGTGCCCTGGAGGGACTGGTCGGCCTGGCCGGCACCACCGACACCAACACCAAGACCGTCGAGGTCGCGAAGTTCTTCGCCGAGACCGAGGGCGCGGACTTCCAGGTCAACAACTTCTGGACCCAGTCCTACGACGCCGTGCAGATCCTCAAGCACGCGATCGAGGAGTCCGGCACCACCGACGGCGAGAAGCTCAACGACGCCATCCAGAAGGTCAGCGCGTTCGAGGCGAGCTCGGGCTACCCGGGCTTCACGCTGTCGTTCGGACCGGACAAGCACCTCGGCGCCGACGGCATCTGCGGCCTGGTCCTCGTCGAGTGGGACAAGGACAACACGGTCTCCGGCCCCTGGTCGGGCTACGAGCCGGACTGCGCGGCATGA